The Parabacteroides sp. AD58 genome includes a window with the following:
- a CDS encoding MFS transporter: MSKDKMVTPSFCYILAANFLLYFAFYLILPILAFYLQEEFAAGKTMIGFILSCYTIAALSIRPFSGYLLDTFSRRPLYLLAYFIFIAIFGGYILATSLTLFIALRIVHGLAFGMVTVAGNTILIDILPSSRRGEGIGYYGLANNLAMSFGPMIGLFMHSVYSYQTIFTCSLITGTVGFLMAYLVKTPYKAPVQRIPISLDRFFLKKGVWAGISLLLLSIPYGMTTTYVAMYANEIGIEVNPGLYFTFMAIGLAVSRMFSGRQVDKGRITLVISLGMYLAVVTFFVLSALHLLMEWNHVFSSYLYIGIALAQGVAFGTMFPAFNTLFVNLAAHNQRGTATSTYLTSWDVGIGIGLMIGGSIAQTFGGFEYAYLCGAVLSVVSTVFFLLKAGPHFNREKLR; the protein is encoded by the coding sequence ATGTCAAAAGACAAGATGGTAACGCCAAGTTTCTGTTATATCTTAGCGGCCAATTTTCTGCTTTATTTTGCCTTCTACCTGATATTACCCATTCTGGCGTTTTATCTGCAGGAAGAATTTGCGGCCGGAAAGACGATGATCGGCTTTATCCTTTCCTGTTATACGATAGCGGCCCTGAGTATTCGTCCCTTTTCCGGTTATCTGCTGGACACGTTTTCCCGCCGTCCGCTGTATCTGCTGGCTTATTTCATCTTTATAGCGATCTTCGGCGGTTATATCCTGGCTACCAGTCTGACGCTTTTCATCGCCCTCCGTATCGTGCACGGTCTGGCTTTCGGGATGGTGACGGTAGCCGGCAATACCATTCTGATTGACATCCTGCCGTCGTCTCGGCGTGGCGAAGGAATCGGCTATTACGGACTGGCCAACAACCTGGCCATGAGCTTCGGTCCCATGATCGGACTGTTCATGCATTCTGTCTATTCCTACCAGACGATCTTTACCTGTTCACTGATCACCGGGACCGTCGGTTTCCTGATGGCCTACCTGGTTAAAACGCCCTATAAGGCACCGGTGCAGCGGATTCCCATTTCCCTCGACCGTTTCTTCCTGAAGAAGGGGGTGTGGGCCGGTATTTCCCTGCTGCTGCTGTCGATTCCTTATGGGATGACGACGACCTACGTTGCCATGTATGCCAACGAAATCGGGATAGAAGTCAACCCCGGACTGTATTTCACCTTCATGGCGATCGGTCTGGCGGTATCCCGCATGTTCTCCGGTCGTCAGGTCGATAAGGGGCGGATTACGCTGGTTATTTCCCTGGGGATGTATTTAGCCGTAGTAACCTTCTTCGTCCTCTCAGCCTTACATCTGTTGATGGAGTGGAACCATGTCTTCAGCTCCTATCTGTATATCGGTATCGCGCTGGCACAAGGTGTCGCTTTCGGGACCATGTTCCCGGCATTCAATACCCTGTTTGTCAACCTGGCAGCCCACAACCAACGGGGAACGGCTACTTCTACCTATCTGACCAGCTGGGATGTGGGTATCGGTATCGGACTGATGATCGGCGGTTCCATCGCCCAGACCTTTGGTGGCTTTGAATATGCCTATTTGTGTGGAGCCGTGTTAAGCGTCGTATCCACCGTCTTCTTCCTGCTCAAAGCCGGACCTCATTTCAATCGGGAAAAGCTGAGATAA
- a CDS encoding sodium-dependent transporter: MSTDRATFGSKLGVILATVGCAVGLGSIWRFPYMVGENGGAAFLLVFIICTVLLGLPIMITEFFIGRHSRSNAAGSFKKLAPHTKWPLIGYNGVLAAFLILGFYAVVSGWTLEYVWQAMSGNLSGKSAADFTTDFQAFSSSVFRPILWTAVFIGITHYIIAAGVEKGIERASKIMMPALFLILLVLCIRSVTLPGVKEGLTFLFRPDFGKITSSVILSAMGQTFFSLSIGMGCLITYASYFGKDTNLQTTAVQVTVLNTLVALLAGIMVFPAVFSFGIEPTAGPELVFITLPNIFEQLPFGSAWSFIFFILLALAALTSTISLHEVATAYVHEEYQVPRKFAAWVVSIGVFIIGVFASLSFGVLKDFTIGGLTIFNALDFLTAKIMMPLGGMMICVFVGLRIDKKILKEELTNHGTIPFYFFHTYAFFIKYLAPLAIGLIFINELGIIAYLRRLIAGS, from the coding sequence ATGTCGACAGATAGAGCTACATTTGGAAGTAAATTAGGCGTGATCCTGGCAACCGTCGGTTGCGCTGTGGGGTTGGGAAGCATCTGGCGCTTCCCGTATATGGTAGGAGAAAACGGCGGAGCCGCTTTCCTGCTGGTATTTATTATCTGTACTGTGTTACTGGGCTTGCCCATTATGATCACAGAGTTTTTCATCGGACGGCATTCGCGGAGCAATGCTGCCGGTTCGTTCAAGAAACTGGCCCCGCATACCAAATGGCCGCTGATCGGATATAACGGTGTGCTGGCAGCTTTCCTGATCTTAGGTTTCTATGCCGTCGTATCCGGCTGGACCCTCGAATATGTCTGGCAGGCCATGAGCGGTAACCTGTCCGGCAAGAGTGCCGCCGATTTTACAACCGATTTTCAGGCGTTCTCGAGCAGCGTCTTTCGCCCGATCCTCTGGACGGCTGTCTTTATCGGTATCACCCATTACATCATCGCTGCCGGTGTGGAAAAAGGAATCGAGCGGGCCTCTAAAATCATGATGCCGGCCCTGTTTCTGATCCTCCTGGTCTTGTGTATCCGTTCCGTTACATTACCGGGAGTCAAAGAAGGACTGACCTTTCTGTTCCGGCCCGATTTCGGGAAGATTACCTCGTCGGTCATCCTGAGTGCCATGGGGCAGACCTTTTTCTCCCTGAGTATCGGTATGGGATGTCTGATCACCTATGCTTCTTACTTCGGGAAAGATACGAACCTGCAGACTACCGCCGTACAGGTGACCGTCCTGAATACACTGGTTGCCCTGCTGGCCGGTATCATGGTCTTCCCGGCCGTATTCAGCTTCGGCATCGAGCCTACAGCCGGTCCTGAACTGGTCTTCATCACCTTGCCGAACATCTTCGAACAGCTGCCTTTCGGGAGTGCGTGGTCGTTCATTTTCTTCATTCTGCTGGCGCTGGCAGCCCTAACTTCGACCATTTCCCTGCACGAAGTAGCTACGGCCTATGTACACGAAGAATATCAAGTACCCCGTAAGTTTGCCGCCTGGGTGGTTTCTATCGGTGTCTTCATCATCGGTGTCTTCGCCTCGTTGTCGTTTGGTGTACTCAAAGATTTCACCATCGGCGGACTGACGATCTTCAACGCCCTCGATTTCCTGACAGCCAAGATTATGATGCCCTTAGGCGGAATGATGATCTGCGTGTTTGTAGGCCTGCGTATTGACAAGAAAATACTGAAGGAAGAACTTACCAACCACGGGACGATCCCGTTTTATTTCTTCCATACCTACGCTTTCTTCATCAAATACTTAGCACCCTTGGCAATTGGACTGATATTTATCAATGAATTGGGAATAATTGCGTATCTTCGCCGTCTCATAGCAGGCAGTTAA
- a CDS encoding ABC transporter ATP-binding protein: protein MIVAEGITKSFGNLQVLKGINLTINQGEVVSIVGPSGAGKTTLLQILGTLDKPDGGRLLINDTDVLHLSEQKLSAFRNRNIGFVFQFHQLLPEFTALENVMIPALIAKEKASAAEKRAKEILSFLKLSDRMTHKPAELSGGEKQRVAVARALINHPQVILADEPSGSLDTRNKEELHALFFELRDQMNQTFVIVTHDEQLAAQTDRTIHIRDGVVSEEAEQKN, encoded by the coding sequence ATGATAGTAGCAGAAGGCATTACCAAAAGTTTTGGAAACTTGCAGGTTTTAAAAGGAATCAACCTGACCATCAACCAGGGAGAAGTGGTTTCGATTGTCGGTCCGAGCGGAGCCGGTAAAACGACCCTGCTTCAGATTTTGGGAACACTCGACAAGCCGGATGGCGGACGTCTGCTGATCAACGATACCGATGTACTGCATCTGTCGGAGCAGAAGCTGTCGGCTTTCCGTAACCGGAATATCGGCTTTGTCTTTCAGTTCCACCAGCTTTTGCCTGAGTTTACAGCCCTCGAGAATGTCATGATTCCGGCTTTGATAGCCAAGGAAAAGGCTTCGGCTGCCGAAAAGCGGGCCAAGGAGATTCTGTCATTCCTGAAGTTGTCAGACCGGATGACGCATAAACCGGCTGAATTGTCGGGCGGAGAAAAACAGCGGGTTGCCGTGGCCCGTGCCCTGATCAATCATCCCCAGGTTATTCTGGCAGACGAGCCGTCGGGCAGTCTGGATACACGGAACAAAGAGGAGCTGCATGCCCTGTTCTTCGAGTTGCGTGACCAGATGAACCAGACCTTCGTGATTGTCACCCACGACGAACAGTTGGCTGCACAGACCGACCGGACCATTCATATCCGGGATGGTGTAGTCAGCGAAGAAGCAGAACAAAAGAACTAA
- a CDS encoding tRNA threonylcarbamoyladenosine dehydratase, translated as MIYNWNSRTELLLGKERLERFSEAHVLVVGLGGVGAYAAEQICRAGIGQMTIVDADTVNESNLNRQLPALHSTLGQPKAEVVAARLIDINPELKLTVVNEFLRDERTEEILDHAHYDFIVDAIDSLSPKVFLLYHALLRKIPIVSSMGAGAKIDPSQVRIADISKSSNCALAKAVRKRLRGLGVQKGIPVVYSTEMANPDAVIEVADEACKRTTTGTVSYMPAIFGCYLASYVIRNIE; from the coding sequence ATGATTTACAATTGGAATTCAAGAACTGAATTATTGTTAGGAAAAGAGCGTTTGGAACGTTTTTCTGAGGCGCATGTCCTGGTGGTCGGTTTAGGAGGTGTCGGAGCCTATGCAGCCGAACAGATTTGCCGGGCCGGTATCGGACAAATGACGATTGTAGATGCCGATACCGTCAACGAAAGCAATCTGAACCGTCAGCTGCCTGCCCTGCATTCTACGTTAGGACAGCCCAAGGCCGAGGTAGTAGCCGCACGCCTGATCGACATTAATCCGGAACTGAAATTGACTGTTGTCAATGAATTCTTGCGGGACGAACGAACCGAAGAGATTCTGGATCATGCGCATTACGACTTTATTGTCGATGCCATCGATTCGCTCAGTCCGAAAGTGTTTTTACTCTATCATGCGTTGCTGCGGAAAATACCCATTGTATCGTCGATGGGTGCCGGTGCCAAGATTGACCCCTCGCAGGTCCGTATTGCCGATATATCGAAGTCATCTAACTGCGCATTGGCGAAAGCTGTACGGAAGCGGTTGCGCGGATTGGGCGTACAAAAGGGGATTCCGGTTGTCTATTCCACAGAGATGGCCAATCCGGATGCTGTCATAGAAGTGGCCGACGAGGCCTGCAAACGGACGACAACAGGGACGGTCTCGTATATGCCGGCCATCTTCGGATGCTATTTGGCTTCGTATGTAATCAGAAATATCGAATAA